The DNA window TTTATAAATATATGATAATTAATTTTTTTATATAATTATTTATATTGAAAAAATCTATGATTTTTTAATAAAAAATAAAATTTATCTTTTATAAGATTAAATGAATTTTTAAAATTTTTATTTTTTTTGAATCAATTTTGTGTACATTTAAAAAAAATTGTTATTTTATTTTTTGATAATGTATAATTTTTTTTAAAAAAATTATATATTAAAAATTTTATATTTAATAAAACATTTAAATTTTTTTCTTTAATAAATATTTATAATTAATTTTTTTAAAAATCAAAAAATATTTTGATTATTATCAATTTAACTTAAGTTACATCTTGATATTTTAATATAAAATAATGTTCTATTTTAGTTTTCACATTAAATTAAATTTATTTTTTTGCAAAATATTTTAATTATTTTTGATAATAAATAAAAAACTTAAATTATATATTTATTTCTATTAATATTTTTCTATAAAAATAAATTTAATTTACATTAATTAGAATAAATTTACAAATTCAATTCATAATTTATTTTTTATTTAAAATTGTATTTGATGACATCAGACGAAGAACTTGAAATATTGTTATTTTTTATTTTAAATATAGATCATTGAAATGTTTTTTTTACTTTCATGTCATAATTTCTTAATTATTAAAATTTTTAAAATTTTAAAAATAAAATTTTTATACAAAATTTTTCAGATATATTAAATTTGAAATTTCGAAATGCGGCAGTACTCTTGCATCTTTAGAAGATAACAAACTTTTATTGTATATATTTAACCAGCAAGCCTGCATTCCATAATTTATTGCTCCAAGCACATCTGTGTTTAAGCTATCTCCAACATGTAAAATTTCGTTTGGTAATAAATTTAATTTTTTTGCTGCTAAATCATACATATTTACATATGGCTTAGGTGGTCCATTTACACCAGATCTAAAAATTTCAAAAAAATATTGATTAATATTACATTCTTTCATATTCATATCGCCATTTGTAATCGCAATTAATGGCAATTTAGCGCTAAGTGATTTTAATATATAATGTGTATCTGTTGATATATTAATTTGGTTTCTCCAAAAATTTACTAAACTCATAGCTTGACGGGAAATTATTATTGCTAATTGAGATTGTACTCCAAAACTTTTTATAGATAACAGTATTGATTGTCGTCTCCAATCGTTAATATTAAAATAAATTTTTGGATATTTTAATAAAATCTTTTTTCGATAAAATTGATAATTTTTATGAGTAAATTTTAATAGTTTAGGATGTGATTGATTTAAAAAATGTATTAATTTTTTTTCAGCACGTTTAATAACGGGTCTATTATCGTACAAAGTGTCGTCTAAATCAAAGGTTAGCGCTTTAAAAGGTTGAATTAAACGATAAAAATATATCATACTTAAATAAGTTTAATAATTTAATTATTAAATTTATTATATGCTTATTTAATATATCCGTAAATTAAATTTTTTAAAAAAATTTATTTATATTATATTTAAAAAATATATCCTTCATAAATATGTTCTGCAGGACCTATAATTGAAATTAAATTTAAATCGTTTTTCCAAGATACTTGTAAATTTCCACGTAAAAAGTTTACTGTCACTATATGATTTAATTTTTTAAGATGAATTCCTACTGCGACTGTAGCTGCAGCAGCACTACCGCAGCAATATGTGCTGCCAACGCCTCGTTCATATACTCTAAGTTCAATATTGTTAAAATTTATTATCCGTGAAAAGCTAACATTCACTACATTTGGAAATAAGATGTATTTACTTAATATTGGAGCAATTTTTTTTATTATATATAGCTCAAAATTTTTGACAAATATTACACAGTGTAAATTTTCTACGTAAACAATATGATATACAATTTTTTTTTTCAAAAAACCAAAATATTTTTGGTACATACTGATATGATAATTTTTCAGAATATTCGCGTTAATTTTTTTAAATTTCGGCGAATTTATACGTACACAAATTAATTTTTGATTTATTAATGATGCATGTGACTTATTATAATGTGTTCCGATACAAATTTTATTTTTTTGTGTGAAATTTTTTAAATGTAAAAATTTAAAAACGCAACGTATTCCATTAATACATTGCACGGCTTCAGAAGCATCTGAGTTAAAAATACGAATATAGAAATCTATTTTTTCATCATAAGATTGCATCACTATAATTAATTGATCAAATCCAATTCCGGAATATCGATTAGACAATTGAACTATTCTGTTTTTTGATAAATTTACTTTTTGATTAATAGCATCTATTAAAATAAAATCATTACCTATACTGTGCATTTTTGAAAACTTCATGTTCATATAAAATTTTAAATTAAAATTTTATAAATATTAACATAAATAAGATTATTTTGTATTTTATTTAAAATAAAAAATTAAATTTAATTATATAAAAAAAATTTTAAATTTATATTTTTTATCTAAAATTAAAAGTTTATTTTAATTAAATAAATTTTATATTTTTATACATTTAATCAATGCATAAGATAACATAAAAATTAATGTAAATTAAAATTTATAACTCATTTTTAATCCAAAATCATTATTTTTTTGAATATTACTAGTATTTATTTGATTATATTTTAAAAGATAGTGTACTAATATTTCGATATTTTCATTAATAAATATTGACGTTCCCATAACAATATTTTTTTCTTGAATTTTATTTAAAATATTATTGTCAATTGAATTTATTTTAGAATTTAAATATCCCCAAAATGGATAAATCTTAGAATTTATATTGTAACTCGATATGAATTCGAAACTTTCACTATTAGATAATACTTTTTCGTGTATTAAAAAAATTTTATTTATTTTATTATCAAAATTAAGATGCCATTTTTTACCATATAAAATAGCTAAATAAACTGGAGCTTTTTCGTATTTCATACCTAAAGAAAAAAATTGACTATGATATTTTTTTACATTATTTATTAGTGTGTAAGTCGCATAGTTTTTTAAATACGAGCTTACAAAATTTAAATCGCTATTTTGAAATCGATATAAAATCGATGCTCCATAAGAATTGTTATTAATATTTTTAATATTGTCTTGAACTTTTATAAAATTACTATTCCAGGAAAATATACGTTGTAAAGAAAATGTTAATCCTGGAAAAAAATTATATAAATTTTTGTTACGATATGTCAATATTTTTGCAGGATAAGATCCTAATATAACGTTTTTGAACGTAAAATATTTATCGAATGATGGTATATTTTTTATATAGTCAGATACATCATTTAGTACAGTTCGACTTTTCCCGTATTCGATAGTATTTTCCTGAAAATTTGTACTAAATACATTTGAAGATATGTTATTTTCAAAAAATAAATTATCAGAATATTTATTTTTAAATGGTGTATGTTCTATTTTCCAAAAACTAGATATAGTTTCATTAAATTTTAATTTATATAAAATTCCGTATGTTATAAAAATTTTTTGTTTATTGTTTTCTTTTTTAAAAAGATTATGATCGCTATAGATTTTTCCATATAAAAATATTTCAGGGTTTTTTTTCAAAAAAATTTCACTAGCAGATAAATATTGATTTTTTAAACAAAAAATAATAATTATTATAATAATTTGAAATATTTTATTTTTTTTCATAATTTTTAAATGGTTTAATTTATATAGTTAAAAAATTTAATTTTAATTAATTTTTAAATTTCTTTTATATCATATTTAATTGATAAAACAATGTATTAAGAATTTATATATTTATTTATTAAATAAATACAATTGTATTCCATGAAAAATAGCTTCTGCAATTTTTTGTTGATAATATGGATTATTTAATTTCATTTCTTCTTGTAAATTGCTAATAAATGCTAATTCTATTAAAATAGATGGAATTTCTGGATATTTTAGTACTGCAAATCCGGCATAATTCAAAGTATTTTTATGTAATTTAGTTATTTTTCCAAGAGAATTTAAAATTTTATTTCCAAATTTGAAGCTTTCATACATTGTAGAATTTTGCAATAAATCAAACATAGTATTATCTAGATAATAATCACCGCTGCTTGGTATTCCTATAAATTTTTTTATAGAATATTTTGTATTTAATAAATGTTTTTCTGCAACATTTATTGCACTTTTTTTAGACAAGATAAATACAGAAGCACCTTGAGCTAATTTATTTTTTACTGAATTAGTATGAATCGAAATAAACAAATCTATTTTTTTACGACGTGCTTCAAGAATTCGATGTTTTAAAGAAACAAATATGTCTTTATTTCTAGTCATATAAACTTTGATATAACTTTTTTTTTGTATTATGGACTGTAAACGTTGAGAAACTTGCAATACAATATTTTTTTCATAAGTATTATTTTTACCAATTGCACCTGGATCTTCACCTCCGTGTCCTGGATCAATCATAATTTTGAATATTTTTTTATAATTTAATTGATATTGTTTATTATTTAAACTTGTTTTTGTTTTTTTTGAATTCAAGTAATTTATTAAATCCGAGATAATTTTATTACGTTTTTCTATATTTAGATTTTTATTTTGATTGATATTGACAATTAACTTATTTTTTTTTTGAATATATAACATTTACTGCAGAAAAATTTTGTAATTCTAATACCAGACGAATGATGTTCTTTTTAAATATCCCAAATCGAATTAACTTAATATAAACCGAGTATAAATTTTCTTTTTTTAATGATTTAAAATTATTAATTGAAAAATTTGAATTTTTAAAATCAATAACAAAACGATATGGATTTTGCAAAAAAAAATACGAATAATTTATATGATATTTAGATTGAAATATTATTTGTGTTTTATCTTTAAGATTTTTTATAGTAATATCAAAAAACAAATTTTGATTATTTTTTTCCAAGGCAATAGCAATATTTTTAAAACACAAAATTAACCAAAAAATAATTAATAAACTAATTTTTATTTTTTTAT is part of the Wigglesworthia glossinidia endosymbiont of Glossina morsitans morsitans (Yale colony) genome and encodes:
- the yigB gene encoding 5-amino-6-(5-phospho-D-ribitylamino)uracil phosphatase YigB, coding for MIYFYRLIQPFKALTFDLDDTLYDNRPVIKRAEKKLIHFLNQSHPKLLKFTHKNYQFYRKKILLKYPKIYFNINDWRRQSILLSIKSFGVQSQLAIIISRQAMSLVNFWRNQINISTDTHYILKSLSAKLPLIAITNGDMNMKECNINQYFFEIFRSGVNGPPKPYVNMYDLAAKKLNLLPNEILHVGDSLNTDVLGAINYGMQACWLNIYNKSLLSSKDARVLPHFEISNLIYLKNFV
- the dapF gene encoding diaminopimelate epimerase encodes the protein MNMKFSKMHSIGNDFILIDAINQKVNLSKNRIVQLSNRYSGIGFDQLIIVMQSYDEKIDFYIRIFNSDASEAVQCINGIRCVFKFLHLKNFTQKNKICIGTHYNKSHASLINQKLICVRINSPKFKKINANILKNYHISMYQKYFGFLKKKIVYHIVYVENLHCVIFVKNFELYIIKKIAPILSKYILFPNVVNVSFSRIINFNNIELRVYERGVGSTYCCGSAAAATVAVGIHLKKLNHIVTVNFLRGNLQVSWKNDLNLISIIGPAEHIYEGYIF
- a CDS encoding porin gives rise to the protein MKKNKIFQIIIIIIIFCLKNQYLSASEIFLKKNPEIFLYGKIYSDHNLFKKENNKQKIFITYGILYKLKFNETISSFWKIEHTPFKNKYSDNLFFENNISSNVFSTNFQENTIEYGKSRTVLNDVSDYIKNIPSFDKYFTFKNVILGSYPAKILTYRNKNLYNFFPGLTFSLQRIFSWNSNFIKVQDNIKNINNNSYGASILYRFQNSDLNFVSSYLKNYATYTLINNVKKYHSQFFSLGMKYEKAPVYLAILYGKKWHLNFDNKINKIFLIHEKVLSNSESFEFISSYNINSKIYPFWGYLNSKINSIDNNILNKIQEKNIVMGTSIFINENIEILVHYLLKYNQINTSNIQKNNDFGLKMSYKF
- a CDS encoding N-acetylmuramoyl-L-alanine amidase; translated protein: MLYIQKKNKLIVNINQNKNLNIEKRNKIISDLINYLNSKKTKTSLNNKQYQLNYKKIFKIMIDPGHGGEDPGAIGKNNTYEKNIVLQVSQRLQSIIQKKSYIKVYMTRNKDIFVSLKHRILEARRKKIDLFISIHTNSVKNKLAQGASVFILSKKSAINVAEKHLLNTKYSIKKFIGIPSSGDYYLDNTMFDLLQNSTMYESFKFGNKILNSLGKITKLHKNTLNYAGFAVLKYPEIPSILIELAFISNLQEEMKLNNPYYQQKIAEAIFHGIQLYLFNK
- a CDS encoding AMIN domain-containing protein — encoded protein: MFHDKKIKISLLIIFWLILCFKNIAIALEKNNQNLFFDITIKNLKDKTQIIFQSKYHINYSYFFLQNPYRFVIDFKNSNFSINNFKSLKKENLYSVYIKLIRFGIFKKNIIRLVLELQNFSAVNVIYSKKK